The Nitrospira sp. genome includes a region encoding these proteins:
- a CDS encoding ShlB/FhaC/HecB family hemolysin secretion/activation protein — MPSSQPNSMQRGWSGCARAVFFQLLMLVACSLLIPELDYAQVGLPPVIDPSGRSGLPPPVEQKKPLRPEQPPTEILPPVQPSPRDLREKGPLLQVFVRQIHVVGSTVLSQEELAQLTAPYENREVTTEDLEELRRHITLAYIDKGYPNSGAVLPDQAVVEGTITMQVIEGRLSDVRIQGTKWFRPSYLRDRIELSAGPPFNMNPLRDRLQLLLQDDRLQRLNAELKPGAVPGEALLDVAVQEANPVRAYVEYNNYINPTVGENQLRGTMAHRNLTGRGDVLSMSFGASGQVSPAKIGVFPAVDASYAIPLNRYDTTFFAGYRFFKFKVVEDPFRPLDIKSETQIFTLSLRQPVYRTLNDEVTIALVGEYEQNANSLLGTPFDFVNGMKNGFGNVAALRFIQEWTHRTTESVFSVRSRFSTGVDVLGATVNGAPGAADGQFFSWLGQAEWLKRFESRIEILNFLNMQLANDHLFPLEQMAVGGRYSVRGYRENTLLRDNAFVYQFETRFPVWSSSEGFPYVQFCPFADVGHSWSAKGVSGDPQTLASVGAGLRFNISTVANLNVYWGRRLVTSHVSNPHNGLQDEGVHLQFVLNVM, encoded by the coding sequence ATGCCTTCCTCGCAGCCGAACAGCATGCAGAGAGGGTGGAGCGGTTGTGCCCGGGCCGTGTTCTTCCAACTCTTGATGCTGGTTGCCTGCAGTCTGTTGATACCTGAGCTTGACTATGCGCAGGTCGGCCTGCCCCCCGTGATCGATCCTTCCGGCCGATCCGGCCTTCCACCTCCGGTGGAACAAAAGAAACCCCTGCGTCCGGAGCAGCCTCCCACGGAGATTCTTCCTCCTGTACAACCTTCGCCGAGAGATCTCCGCGAGAAGGGTCCGCTGTTGCAGGTTTTTGTCCGACAGATCCATGTGGTCGGCAGCACGGTATTGTCACAGGAGGAGTTGGCCCAACTCACCGCTCCCTACGAAAACCGGGAGGTGACGACCGAAGACTTGGAGGAACTGCGACGGCACATCACGCTGGCCTATATCGATAAGGGCTATCCGAATTCCGGGGCTGTGCTTCCCGATCAAGCGGTGGTTGAGGGCACGATCACGATGCAGGTGATTGAAGGGAGGCTCAGCGATGTCAGAATTCAAGGCACCAAATGGTTTCGGCCGTCGTACCTCCGCGACCGCATTGAGCTGAGTGCGGGACCTCCGTTTAACATGAACCCGCTCCGGGACCGGCTCCAGCTGCTCTTGCAGGACGACCGGCTGCAGCGGTTGAACGCGGAACTGAAACCGGGCGCCGTCCCTGGTGAAGCCCTGTTGGATGTCGCGGTGCAGGAGGCGAATCCCGTCAGGGCCTATGTCGAGTACAACAATTACATCAACCCCACGGTCGGCGAAAATCAACTGCGCGGGACGATGGCCCATCGCAACCTCACGGGCCGTGGCGATGTGTTGAGTATGAGTTTCGGGGCTTCGGGTCAGGTTTCACCCGCGAAGATAGGCGTGTTCCCGGCTGTGGATGCCTCCTATGCGATTCCCCTCAACCGATACGACACCACTTTCTTTGCGGGCTACCGGTTTTTTAAGTTTAAAGTGGTGGAAGATCCGTTTCGGCCGCTCGATATCAAGAGCGAAACCCAGATCTTCACGTTGTCGCTACGCCAGCCGGTCTATCGCACGCTGAACGACGAGGTCACGATCGCGCTCGTGGGCGAATACGAGCAGAATGCCAATAGCCTCCTTGGCACCCCGTTCGACTTCGTCAACGGCATGAAGAACGGCTTCGGGAACGTCGCCGCGCTCCGCTTCATTCAGGAATGGACTCACCGGACGACGGAGTCCGTATTTTCGGTGCGCTCCCGTTTCTCCACGGGAGTGGATGTGCTGGGGGCGACCGTAAACGGAGCGCCGGGAGCGGCGGATGGTCAGTTTTTTTCCTGGCTCGGGCAGGCAGAATGGTTGAAGCGTTTTGAATCGCGTATCGAAATATTAAACTTTCTCAATATGCAGCTCGCCAATGACCACCTGTTTCCTCTCGAACAAATGGCGGTGGGGGGCCGCTACAGCGTGCGGGGCTATCGCGAAAATACCCTGCTTCGGGACAACGCCTTCGTGTATCAGTTTGAGACCCGTTTTCCTGTGTGGAGTTCAAGCGAAGGATTCCCTTACGTGCAGTTCTGTCCTTTCGCGGATGTCGGCCATTCCTGGTCGGCCAAGGGAGTGAGCGGCGATCCGCAAACGTTGGCGAGCGTGGGCGCCGGACTCCGGTTCAATATCAGCACGGTGGCAAATCTCAATGTGTACTGGGGAAGGCGTCTCGTAACGAGTCATGTCTCGAACCCTCATAACGGCTTGCAGGATGAGGGGGTGCATCTTCAGTTCGTGCTCAACGTGATGTAA
- a CDS encoding filamentous hemagglutinin N-terminal domain-containing protein has translation MAQNHYSWRVVWLLSVLPGLVPLAWASVGFGQTTSITSSGLNTNVALSPNAPVPTYNITGGTRPGNGTNLFHSFGDFSVGTHDRAVFQNDSGLSTTNILSRVTGGQTSNIYGAIQTAGFGTAALWLINPAGIVFGPTASLNVGGSVHFSTADYLRLGSGNDRFYADLGKTSQLTSAAVTAFGFLNSNPAAIAVKGSNLAVPNGQTLSLVAGNRTFPDPVTPSVNVPAGVTMTGGSLSTPGGRINIVSVASAGEVALNNSNGPFAPSTFVGFTDFGRVVLSQGASVDTSTNQRMLNPSQDVNNVHVAAGPIYIRAGQLQMSDSSLEATSRGFVFEGKDRFDPNAQLLDTHPGGDVQAGGVTITADQFTFTNSLIQTGSLPPDLPPGFFSFGQAGLGLDNLIKPGTINLNVGALVADGSRLDTGSSLEQAVAGRLNIQGIGEPAPEARLVNLQASTINDLVGLGSGRGTGGGVTINAREVLIDRSTYTGASGDQFASDFVIVSSDRINIQNSTLTHPGLGAAGAMTLSAGNEINLLATILQTTNKFSIAPGTVTLTAPVITMQGGKILTDSSTAGAPSITFNVGTLNISALQTGATIEPAIVSSSGIDSGPGLFGVPGVITVQGIAAEGTPPPATHVVLDNSLLSTTTISGGAPSRTNISIRAQNIDLTNGAQVTADTSGVAPAGNIVLNAGGAFNLSNGAAISSSSTAILPQGSIPGDAGDITIVSGDSISVANSKVSTFATQASGGNITLTAPNMVRLVSATLTSSVAGPPGSNGGNITIDTAHPQFVIMQGNSQILAKANAGQGGAITIIGGVVLQEPGSVLDATAGPAGVSGTVNIQAPFQQLSGAIAPLPQAFAVATNLYGQRCAAEKGGQFSSFVQGARDGVPPQPGDLIPSPLLLELDEASSGTVLQSSPNLAAIRLGLPGFEQTPYRSLTVFFGCRS, from the coding sequence ATGGCCCAGAATCACTATTCGTGGCGAGTCGTTTGGTTGCTGAGCGTCCTGCCCGGGCTGGTTCCGTTAGCATGGGCATCGGTCGGTTTCGGGCAAACCACGTCAATTACGTCTTCCGGGCTGAACACCAATGTGGCCCTTAGCCCCAATGCGCCAGTGCCGACGTACAACATTACCGGTGGAACCAGACCGGGCAATGGCACGAACCTCTTCCACAGCTTTGGCGACTTCAGTGTTGGCACACATGACCGCGCTGTCTTTCAAAATGACTCCGGACTTTCGACGACGAATATTCTGAGTCGAGTAACGGGAGGACAGACCTCGAATATTTATGGGGCGATTCAGACGGCAGGGTTTGGAACTGCGGCCTTGTGGCTGATTAACCCGGCCGGCATCGTATTCGGCCCCACGGCCTCCCTCAATGTAGGCGGATCGGTGCACTTCAGCACGGCGGACTATTTGCGGCTTGGCAGCGGCAATGATCGCTTCTATGCCGATTTGGGCAAGACAAGCCAACTGACCAGCGCGGCTGTAACGGCGTTTGGATTCTTAAACTCCAATCCGGCAGCAATCGCGGTCAAGGGTAGCAACCTGGCCGTGCCCAATGGTCAGACTCTCTCATTAGTTGCGGGAAACCGCACATTCCCTGACCCCGTTACCCCAAGTGTCAACGTGCCCGCTGGAGTCACAATGACGGGGGGCTCCCTCTCTACTCCTGGCGGTCGGATCAACATTGTAAGCGTCGCGTCGGCGGGGGAAGTAGCTCTCAACAATTCGAATGGTCCATTTGCTCCGTCCACATTCGTGGGTTTCACGGATTTTGGAAGGGTCGTCCTCTCGCAGGGTGCGAGTGTGGACACCAGCACAAACCAGAGAATGCTAAATCCCAGTCAAGACGTGAACAATGTTCACGTGGCAGCCGGCCCTATTTACATCCGCGCTGGACAACTTCAGATGAGCGATTCGTCTCTAGAAGCTACGAGCCGAGGATTCGTTTTCGAAGGGAAAGACCGCTTTGATCCGAATGCTCAACTCCTTGATACCCATCCTGGTGGTGATGTACAGGCTGGTGGCGTCACGATCACTGCTGATCAATTTACCTTCACAAACAGTCTAATACAGACCGGATCCCTTCCGCCCGACTTGCCGCCGGGTTTTTTTAGTTTCGGTCAGGCCGGACTTGGCCTCGATAACCTGATAAAACCCGGCACGATCAACTTGAATGTGGGAGCTCTGGTTGCAGACGGCTCTCGGTTGGATACCGGCAGTTCACTTGAGCAAGCGGTGGCTGGTCGACTCAATATTCAGGGGATAGGGGAGCCAGCCCCTGAGGCCCGTCTTGTCAACCTGCAAGCTAGTACGATAAACGACCTGGTGGGTCTGGGGTCAGGTCGTGGGACAGGCGGTGGCGTTACCATTAATGCAAGAGAAGTTCTCATTGATCGGTCCACATATACGGGAGCTTCAGGCGATCAATTTGCCAGCGACTTTGTGATTGTGTCTTCGGACAGAATAAATATTCAAAACTCCACCTTAACGCATCCGGGTTTAGGAGCAGCTGGTGCGATGACTCTCAGCGCAGGAAATGAGATCAATTTATTGGCCACAATTCTTCAGACGACCAATAAATTTAGCATCGCGCCAGGGACCGTCACGCTGACGGCTCCGGTGATTACCATGCAGGGAGGAAAGATTCTTACGGATAGTAGCACGGCGGGAGCACCATCTATTACCTTTAATGTTGGAACTCTCAATATCAGTGCGCTCCAAACGGGCGCTACTATAGAACCCGCAATAGTATCCTCTTCAGGGATAGATAGCGGACCAGGTTTGTTTGGTGTCCCTGGAGTAATCACAGTTCAGGGCATTGCGGCAGAGGGGACTCCACCTCCGGCAACTCACGTGGTTCTTGACAATAGCCTCCTCAGTACCACGACCATCAGCGGGGGAGCTCCCAGTCGCACAAATATCTCCATAAGAGCACAAAACATTGATCTCACCAATGGAGCTCAAGTAACGGCGGACACGAGTGGCGTGGCACCAGCAGGAAATATTGTGCTGAATGCTGGAGGTGCCTTCAATCTCTCAAATGGTGCTGCAATATCAAGCAGCAGTACGGCTATTTTGCCTCAAGGCAGTATTCCTGGCGATGCAGGCGATATTACGATTGTCTCCGGTGACAGTATCTCTGTCGCAAACAGTAAGGTCTCTACCTTCGCGACCCAAGCCTCTGGCGGAAATATCACACTGACCGCTCCGAATATGGTGCGGCTCGTGAGCGCCACGCTGACGAGCTCGGTAGCTGGCCCCCCAGGATCCAATGGCGGCAATATCACCATCGATACTGCGCATCCTCAATTTGTCATCATGCAAGGCAACTCCCAGATACTGGCCAAGGCCAATGCAGGGCAAGGCGGCGCGATCACCATTATCGGTGGCGTGGTTCTTCAAGAGCCGGGGAGTGTGCTCGACGCAACGGCGGGACCAGCGGGGGTTAGTGGAACCGTCAACATCCAGGCTCCTTTTCAGCAACTGTCCGGGGCCATTGCTCCCTTGCCGCAAGCCTTTGCGGTGGCGACCAATCTCTATGGCCAGCGCTGTGCTGCCGAGAAGGGCGGGCAATTCAGCAGCTTCGTGCAGGGGGCACGGGATGGCGTGCCGCCGCAACCAGGCGACCTGATTCCGAGCCCGCTGCTGCTGGAGCTCGATGAGGCATCGTCTGGCACCGTCTTGCAGTCATCGCCTAACCTCGCCGCAATCCGTCTCGGATTGCCTGGGTTCGAGCAGACGCCGTATCGCAGCCTGACAGTGTTTTTCGGCTGCCGATCGTAA